The genomic stretch CTAGTAGAATGCCAAAGGAAACTAAAACTGTCATCAAATTGTATTGGATTATCCGTGAATACAAGTCTTTGGAATGGTTCCGTGACGAGCTCATGGAATTGGCAAATACCAACATCGAAACAACTGTCTACGTTACAAAACCAGAATTATGTTGCTCATCTACCGACGACGGTAGTGATGATGCTGGTtccaaaaaagaatatgTGGCACACGAGATTAAAGCAGAGGGTGATGAATCTTCTCAAGGTCCAGAATCTATTAGATCTAGATTATCCCATGTAACATTTAAAGAAGGAAGACCTTGTATTAAAGATATGGTTGAAACCAATTTACACGAGTCAAATGGTTCTGTCGCATTTGTCTCCTGTGGTCATCCAGCTATGGTTGACGAATTACGTTATTTCTGTTCTAAAAATGTCGATAACTCCGAAAAGAAGAGAGTCGATTTCTATGAACAAGTTCAAGTTTGGACTTAGTATATAGCCTTTTTtctagtttttttttagaaagtctgaatttatatttatcatATGGTTTATAAAAGATGTTTAAGTATACAGTAATACTTGTTGTGATTTGTAAACCATGTTATTCAGCAAACACTAAGCTAGCCCAAATACAGAGTCTGTTGAGTAGGAGTAGTCTGAGAAATATGGTCCACTTGAAGGATACAATCTTTAGGTTGACTGTgtatattttcaaaattgctATCgtttatttcaaaaactcCATCAAATCTAATGAATTTAACTTTGATTCCTCagttttcttcttcttcttatcCTGTAGCAAATTACTCAAACTATTcatttttctctttttgcGTCTTTcctttgattttgaattgtttacattattttcttcattggTAGATTGAACAACTGCAGGTTTTACAATTGGTTCTACTTTTTCTTGCTTTTGAATCAAGCCATCATCGAATACGGAATGTCGACATGCTAAACATCTGGTTCTCAATTTCCGTATCTTCTGTTTAGTGTAAACAACACGTATAGATACTGTTAATCCgggaataaataaattgcCACATTTCAAGCAAAACTTCTTTAATACAGAATCAGGTAatgtttgtgtttgttgttcttcttgtttatGATATAGTAGTGAAtatagttttgaaaaaggtGAATCTATCTTGGAATGAGCTAAATTGTAAAGGTGTATTAGTTTTGATTCGGACTGATTTAAAGGTTTTTTGGGAACTGGTGCTTTGgttggttttgttttggatTCAGAGgctgtggtggtggtggttggaGATCTATCTGGTAATGACCCCTGTAGTGAATTTTTGGCTTGCTTCATTATAAAGCGTA from Candida albicans SC5314 chromosome 5, complete sequence encodes the following:
- the SNM1 gene encoding Snm1p (Protein similar to RNase MRP RNA binding protein; ciclopirox olamine induced; regulated by Sef1, Sfu1, and Hap43; Spider biofilm induced), with translation MKQAKNSLQGSLPDRSPTTTTTASESKTKPTKAPVPKKPLNQSESKLIHLYNLAHSKIDSPFSKLYSLLYHKQEEQQTQTLPDSVLKKFCLKCGNLFIPGLTVSIRVVYTKQKIRKLRTRCLACRHSVFDDGLIQKQEKVEPIVKPAVVQSTNEENNVNNSKSKERRKKRKMNSLSNLLQDKKKKKTEESKLNSLDLMEFLK